The Thermococcus peptonophilus genomic sequence TGGCCCTACTACACAGAGGACGGCGGAGAGGTTATATCCGTCTTTCCGATAGATGAGAAGCTCCGCTATCTAATCCCCTTCCGCCCGGTTGATAAGACCATTGAGTACCTCCACTCGCTCGATGACGGCGATGAAAGCAAGGTTGCTGTCTTCCACGACGACGGCGAGAAGTTCGGCGTCTGGCCTGGAACCTACGAGTGGGTCTACGAGAAGGGCTGGCTCAGGGAGTTCTTTGACAATGTTTCAAGCGACGAGAGGATAAACCTCATACTCTACTCCGAGTACCTTCAGAGGTTCAGGCCGCGTGGCCTAGTTTATCTCCCGATAGCCTCCTACTTTGAGATGAGCGAGTGGAGCCTTCCGGCAAAGCAGGCCAAGCTCTTTGTAGAGTTCGTCGAGGAGCTGAAGAAAGAGAACAAGTTTGACCGCTACCGCGTCTTCGTCCGCGGCGGAATCTGGAAGAACTTCTTCTTCAAGTATCCTGAGAGCAACTACATGCACAAGAGAATGCTGATGGTGAGCAAGGCAGTCAGGGACAACCTAGAGGCGAGGGAATTCATCCTCAGGGCCCAGTGCAATGACGCCTACTGGCACGGCGTCTTCGGCGGTGTTTACCTCCCGCACCTCCGCAGGGCCGTCTGGGAGAACATCATAAAGGCCAACAGCTACGTTAAAACCGGAAACTTCGTCAGGGACATCGACTTCGACGGCAGGGACGAGGTCTTCATCGAGAACGAGAACTTTTACGCCGTCTTCAAACCAGCTTACGGTGGGGCCCTCTTCGAGCTCTCCTCCAAGAGGAAAGCAGTCAACTACAACGACGTTCTCGCGAGGCGCTGGGAGCACTACCACGAGGTTCCTGAGGCGGCAACCCCAGAGGAAGAAGGCGGGGAGGGTGTTGCCAGCATCCACGAGCTTGGAAAGCAGATTCCCGACGAGATAAGGCGCGAGCTCGCCTACGACAGCCACCTGAGGGCCATCCTGCAGGACCACTTCCTCGACCCAGAGACGACGCTCGACGAGTACAGGCTGAGCCGCTACATCGAGCTTGGGGACTTCCTCACCGGTGCTTACAACTTCAGCCTTATTGAGAACGGAATAACCCTTGAGCGCGACGGGAGCGTTACAAAGAAGCAGGCCAGGGTAGAAAAGTCGGTCAGGCTCACCGATGATGGTTTCATAGTGGACTACACCGTCAGAAGCGATACCAGAGCCCTCTTCGGCGTCGAGCTCAACCTGGCAGTCCACAGCGTTATGGAGGAGCCGGCCGAGTTCGAGGCGGAGAAGTTCGAGGTGAACGACCCCTACGGCATCGGAAGGGTTGAGATAGAGCTCGACAGAAGGGCAAAAGTCTGGAAGTACCCTATAAAGACCCTCAGCCAGAGTGAGAGTGGATGGGACTTCATCCAGCAGGGCGTTAGCTACACCGTTCTCTTCCCTGTCGAGGGAGAACTCAGGTTCA encodes the following:
- a CDS encoding alpha-amylase/4-alpha-glucanotransferase domain-containing protein translates to MGMVNFIFGIHNHQPLGNFGWVMESAYEKSYRPFMETLEEYPNMKVAAHYSGPLLEWIQNNKPEHLDLLRSLVKRGQLEIVVAGFYEPVLASIPKEDRIVQIEKLKEFAKELGYEAKGVWLTERVWQPELVKSLRAAGIDYVIVDDYHFMSAGLSKEELFWPYYTEDGGEVISVFPIDEKLRYLIPFRPVDKTIEYLHSLDDGDESKVAVFHDDGEKFGVWPGTYEWVYEKGWLREFFDNVSSDERINLILYSEYLQRFRPRGLVYLPIASYFEMSEWSLPAKQAKLFVEFVEELKKENKFDRYRVFVRGGIWKNFFFKYPESNYMHKRMLMVSKAVRDNLEAREFILRAQCNDAYWHGVFGGVYLPHLRRAVWENIIKANSYVKTGNFVRDIDFDGRDEVFIENENFYAVFKPAYGGALFELSSKRKAVNYNDVLARRWEHYHEVPEAATPEEEGGEGVASIHELGKQIPDEIRRELAYDSHLRAILQDHFLDPETTLDEYRLSRYIELGDFLTGAYNFSLIENGITLERDGSVTKKQARVEKSVRLTDDGFIVDYTVRSDTRALFGVELNLAVHSVMEEPAEFEAEKFEVNDPYGIGRVEIELDRRAKVWKYPIKTLSQSESGWDFIQQGVSYTVLFPVEGELRFRLRFREL